A genomic segment from Nitratiruptor sp. YY08-10 encodes:
- a CDS encoding type II toxin-antitoxin system VapC family toxin, producing the protein MKRLIKCFMVNNENFNRYSYFLWLLYEPEKLSISILETLANGDNDLLLSSISLAEISIKKSLHKLNVEFDLDFVLEKLDIKILGFDAKSAMKLYELPYFHKDPFDRMLISQALVHDLLVATVDEKFKFYEKNGFKTS; encoded by the coding sequence TTGAAGAGATTAATAAAATGTTTTATGGTGAATAATGAAAATTTTAATCGATACTCATATTTTTTGTGGCTTTTGTATGAACCTGAAAAACTTTCAATCTCTATTTTGGAAACTTTAGCAAATGGAGACAATGATCTTTTGTTAAGTTCTATCAGTTTAGCTGAAATTTCTATCAAAAAATCTCTTCATAAATTAAATGTTGAATTTGACTTGGATTTTGTTTTAGAAAAATTGGATATAAAAATTTTAGGTTTTGATGCAAAAAGTGCGATGAAGTTGTATGAACTTCCCTACTTTCACAAAGACCCTTTTGACAGGATGCTTATATCACAAGCTTTAGTCCATGATTTGCTTGTTGCAACTGTTGATGAGAAATTCAAATTTTATGAAAAAAATGGGTTTAAAACTTCTTGA
- a CDS encoding Abi family protein, whose translation MKFNKPSLTLQKQLNHIESFYNIQINDRKKALHYLKHCNYYKLRGYWLYYEKKGIKATFEDVIKLYEFDKKLRDILLSYIEKIENSIKSIFANYLTTRYNNSHIHLDKSIFDNEKYHQESIIKLKESFIKSDEVYINHFKEKYEEELPPLWVCVEFMTFGELSKWIRNLNIKDTKQIAKEYNIKSPKVFSSILYHFTEVRNRCAHHSRIWNHNFIHKFEIPKQYKKFCHQKNLNYHTHYSS comes from the coding sequence ATGAAATTTAATAAACCTTCTTTAACTCTCCAAAAACAACTAAATCATATTGAAAGTTTTTACAATATTCAAATAAACGATAGAAAAAAAGCTTTGCACTATTTAAAGCATTGTAACTATTACAAGCTTAGAGGTTATTGGCTCTATTATGAAAAAAAAGGTATAAAAGCAACATTTGAAGATGTGATAAAGCTATACGAGTTTGATAAAAAGTTAAGGGATATTCTTCTAAGCTATATAGAAAAAATAGAGAATTCGATAAAGTCCATTTTTGCAAATTACCTTACCACAAGATATAACAATTCTCATATACACCTTGATAAATCGATATTTGATAATGAAAAATATCATCAAGAGAGCATTATTAAACTAAAAGAGAGTTTTATTAAAAGTGATGAAGTCTATATAAACCATTTTAAAGAAAAATACGAAGAGGAGCTTCCACCTCTTTGGGTATGCGTAGAGTTTATGACTTTTGGAGAGCTTTCTAAATGGATAAGGAACTTAAACATAAAAGATACTAAGCAGATAGCAAAAGAGTATAACATCAAATCGCCAAAAGTTTTTAGCTCAATTTTATATCATTTTACAGAAGTGAGAAACAGATGCGCACACCATAGCAGAATTTGGAATCATAATTTTATACATAAATTTGAAATACCAAAACAGTATAAAAAGTTCTGTCATCAAAAGAATTTAAACTATCACACACATTACTCATCATGA
- a CDS encoding AAA family ATPase: protein MVLFLALFEIEDFQENQNQYFFIDDPISSLDDNNIFITALSIMNLIKNYSSNRKIIITTHHIGFFSIIANWLTKGEKSNKYRELIEIYILGKQTDGELFLEKPKNAIFLYHLHLLKVLNEAKNENRLVAYHFVLLRQLLENIASFLGTGRFSYVLEKIGITDANDISNRLNVLSHKNIFTYESEIITSDSKHLIIEILDKLQDKFEFNI from the coding sequence ATGGTGCTTTTTTTAGCCTTATTTGAAATTGAAGATTTTCAAGAAAATCAAAACCAATATTTTTTTATCGATGATCCAATATCAAGTTTAGATGACAATAATATTTTTATTACAGCTTTATCTATTATGAACCTAATAAAAAACTATTCAAGTAATCGAAAAATTATCATCACAACTCACCATATAGGTTTTTTTTCAATCATAGCTAATTGGTTAACTAAAGGTGAAAAAAGTAACAAATATAGAGAGTTAATTGAAATATATATACTCGGAAAACAAACAGATGGAGAATTATTTCTTGAAAAACCTAAAAATGCAATTTTTCTATATCATTTACACTTATTAAAAGTTTTAAATGAAGCAAAGAATGAAAATAGACTCGTTGCATATCATTTTGTATTACTGCGTCAACTACTTGAAAATATTGCATCTTTTTTAGGTACCGGAAGATTTAGCTATGTTTTAGAAAAAATAGGCATAACTGATGCAAATGACATTTCAAATCGATTAAATGTATTGTCCCATAAAAATATATTTACCTATGAAAGCGAAATTATTACATCTGACAGTAAACACTTAATCATAGAGATTTTGGATAAATTACAAGATAAATTTGAATTTAACATATAA
- a CDS encoding restriction endonuclease subunit S, with protein sequence MVQGGTPSTTEREYWNGDIEWLTPAEMGDDPLLKYIRTTKRKITQKGLEKCSSDLLPINSIILSTRAPIGYISINKKEMAINQGCKAIIPKDNYYYEFLYYTILYNRQKLINLGAGNTFKELSKHALESFKIYFPLNKQEQQKIADTLRSLDKMIEAQKQKVEGLKRYKKALMQRLFPKEGEKVPSLRFPEFKDSGEWVEKRIIDLLDYERPDKYIVKNENYLINPNEGIPVLTANKSFILGYTDENFGIYTNLPAIIFDDFTIESKYVNFPFKIKSSVIKILKAKNKNNLKFIYELINNINFIVAEHKRYYISEFQYKKVLVPHPKEQQKIANTLLSLDKLIEAESKKIEVLQKHKKGLMQQLFVNEEK encoded by the coding sequence ATTGTTCAAGGTGGAACTCCCAGCACCACAGAAAGAGAATATTGGAATGGTGATATAGAGTGGCTAACACCTGCTGAAATGGGAGATGATCCTTTATTAAAGTATATCAGAACAACCAAAAGAAAAATTACTCAAAAAGGCTTAGAAAAATGCTCTTCTGATTTACTTCCAATAAATAGCATAATATTATCTACTCGTGCACCAATAGGGTATATTTCTATAAATAAAAAAGAAATGGCAATAAATCAAGGTTGTAAAGCAATTATCCCAAAAGATAATTATTACTATGAATTTTTATATTATACAATCTTATATAATAGACAAAAACTTATAAATTTAGGTGCTGGTAACACATTTAAAGAACTTTCAAAGCATGCTTTAGAGTCTTTTAAAATTTATTTTCCTCTAAATAAACAAGAACAACAAAAAATCGCTGATACATTACGATCGCTTGATAAGATGATAGAGGCACAAAAGCAAAAAGTAGAAGGCTTAAAACGGTATAAAAAAGCCCTTATGCAGCGACTCTTCCCAAAAGAAGGAGAAAAAGTTCCCTCTCTTCGTTTCCCTGAGTTTAAAGATAGTGGGGAGTGGGTAGAAAAGAGAATTATTGATTTATTAGATTATGAAAGACCTGATAAATATATTGTTAAAAATGAGAATTACCTTATAAATCCCAATGAAGGAATTCCAGTATTAACAGCGAATAAAAGTTTTATTTTAGGCTATACAGATGAAAATTTCGGAATTTATACAAATCTTCCAGCAATCATATTTGATGATTTTACTATTGAAAGTAAATATGTAAATTTCCCTTTCAAAATCAAATCATCAGTAATCAAAATTTTAAAAGCGAAAAACAAAAATAATCTAAAATTTATATATGAATTAATTAATAATATTAATTTTATAGTTGCTGAACATAAAAGATATTATATTTCTGAATTTCAATATAAAAAAGTTCTTGTCCCACATCCAAAAGAACAACAAAAAATTGCCAATACACTCTTATCTCTTGACAAACTCATCGAAGCAGAATCCAAAAAAATAGAAGTTTTACAAAAGCATAAAAAAGGATTGATGCAGCAGCTTTTTGTAAATGAGGAGAAGTAA
- a CDS encoding 5'-nucleotidase: MALDLSDTLVIGISATALFDLSEADKIFRTKYKENKETAIDEYRKYMLKHENDPLDDGTGMPLVKALLNLNKYSKKDEPPLVEVVVMSRNSPETGIRVFKTIRERQLPISRHAFTGGEPVTDYLEAYYVDLFLTTNEKDAQRVMDSEKCAVAIVQQPPEHINSLPENQVRIAFDGDAVLFSEKSEIVYKSKGMEEFHKNEDELQDIPMEEGPYAKFLKKLARLQDRLPFSVEYSPVRIALVTARNAPAEMRVINTLRHWGVYIDEIFFLGGLDKSRILKAFKPHIFFDDQEQHLKNASQLIPSAKVPYKSDSPLCEKNSLFSFKDKHEK, encoded by the coding sequence ATGGCTCTTGATTTATCGGATACTTTAGTAATAGGTATTTCTGCAACCGCCCTTTTTGATTTAAGTGAAGCTGATAAAATATTTCGAACAAAATATAAAGAAAACAAAGAAACAGCTATAGATGAATATCGAAAATACATGTTAAAGCATGAAAATGATCCTTTGGATGATGGAACAGGGATGCCCTTAGTAAAAGCTTTATTAAATTTAAATAAATATTCAAAAAAAGATGAGCCTCCACTTGTAGAAGTAGTTGTAATGTCAAGAAATAGTCCTGAAACTGGGATTAGAGTTTTTAAAACAATAAGAGAGAGACAGTTACCTATTTCCCGACATGCTTTTACGGGTGGCGAACCTGTAACAGACTATTTAGAAGCTTATTATGTTGATCTTTTTTTAACTACAAATGAAAAAGATGCACAACGTGTAATGGATAGTGAAAAATGTGCTGTTGCTATTGTTCAACAGCCTCCTGAGCACATAAATTCTTTACCAGAAAATCAAGTTAGAATAGCTTTTGATGGTGATGCGGTTTTATTTAGTGAAAAAAGTGAAATTGTTTACAAGTCAAAAGGAATGGAAGAGTTTCACAAAAATGAAGACGAATTACAAGATATACCAATGGAAGAAGGGCCTTATGCAAAATTTTTAAAAAAGTTAGCTAGACTTCAAGATAGATTACCTTTTAGCGTAGAATATTCTCCTGTCAGAATTGCATTAGTAACTGCAAGAAATGCACCAGCAGAAATGAGAGTAATTAATACATTAAGACATTGGGGTGTTTATATAGATGAAATATTTTTTTTAGGAGGTTTAGACAAATCAAGAATATTAAAAGCATTTAAACCTCATATTTTTTTCGATGATCAAGAACAGCATCTTAAAAATGCTTCACAATTAATCCCATCTGCAAAAGTTCCATATAAAAGTGATTCTCCTTTATGTGAAAAAAATAGTTTATTTTCATTTAAGGATAAGCATGAAAAATAA